A genomic segment from Desulfonatronum lacustre DSM 10312 encodes:
- a CDS encoding sigma-54 interaction domain-containing protein: MSEIHGLFSRAVSFQGLLDEIPLGAMILDRERRIVAVNRAMEALTGFDRLDARGIRCAHILRNAVCIENCPVERERFDQETAPCCLDGNVVNRDRKKIPVRITVTPLTDVGGGCCGYLETVENIRHSGEWSWKAEHAARFGHLIGNSPQMERIFQILPMIGQTDSSVLITGETGTGKDIIAEAIHLASDRAKGAFIKVNCGALPETLLESELFGHQKGAFTGATESKPGRFKLAHNGTLFLTEIGDLPLGLQTKLLTFLDDKTVFPLGSGQGTKVNVRIVAATLRDLETMVRSGQFRSDLLFRLNVIRIHLPPLREREGDVRRLLDQFLRTFAMQANKTISGFSQEALDVLLDYDYPGNVRELKNIVEYAATFCFTETVQRAHLPDYLLREGRPEPEFSSSLVAARKSQQNFLDEVRPGPNDHLWDETGQERGNSSIPTDPPSVPLGVSMGSTWKDMEKQMILEALRQAKGKRGQAADALGWGRSTLWRKMKLLGLDT; the protein is encoded by the coding sequence TTGTCTGAAATACATGGGTTGTTTTCCCGGGCGGTTTCGTTTCAGGGATTGTTGGATGAAATTCCGCTGGGAGCGATGATTTTGGATCGGGAGCGACGGATCGTGGCCGTGAACCGGGCCATGGAAGCGTTGACCGGTTTTGATCGACTGGATGCCCGCGGAATCCGTTGCGCGCATATTTTGCGCAACGCGGTGTGCATTGAGAACTGTCCGGTGGAACGGGAGCGGTTTGACCAGGAGACGGCGCCCTGTTGTCTGGATGGAAACGTCGTCAACCGGGATCGCAAGAAAATTCCGGTTCGGATCACCGTGACTCCGTTGACGGACGTGGGGGGTGGGTGCTGTGGGTATCTGGAAACCGTTGAAAACATCCGACACTCAGGAGAATGGTCCTGGAAGGCCGAGCATGCCGCCCGCTTCGGACACCTGATCGGAAACAGTCCCCAAATGGAGCGCATCTTCCAGATCCTGCCCATGATCGGGCAGACGGACTCCTCCGTGCTGATCACCGGGGAGACCGGGACAGGAAAGGACATCATCGCGGAAGCCATCCATCTGGCCTCGGACCGGGCCAAGGGCGCGTTCATCAAGGTCAACTGCGGGGCCCTGCCGGAAACGCTTCTGGAATCCGAACTGTTCGGCCATCAAAAAGGAGCCTTTACCGGAGCCACGGAAAGCAAGCCCGGACGGTTCAAGCTGGCTCACAACGGCACCTTGTTCCTTACGGAAATCGGGGATCTGCCACTGGGGTTGCAAACCAAGCTTTTGACCTTTCTGGACGACAAGACCGTTTTTCCTTTGGGCAGCGGCCAGGGAACCAAGGTCAACGTCCGAATCGTCGCCGCGACCCTTCGAGATCTGGAAACAATGGTCCGGTCCGGACAATTCCGCAGCGACCTGCTTTTTCGGCTGAACGTGATCCGCATCCATCTGCCCCCGCTGCGCGAACGCGAGGGCGACGTGCGGCGGCTTCTGGACCAGTTCCTGCGCACCTTTGCCATGCAGGCCAACAAGACCATCTCGGGGTTTTCCCAGGAAGCCCTGGACGTTCTGCTGGACTACGATTATCCGGGTAATGTCCGGGAGTTGAAGAATATCGTGGAATATGCCGCGACCTTCTGTTTTACGGAAACGGTCCAGCGCGCCCATCTGCCGGACTACCTGCTTCGGGAAGGACGTCCCGAGCCCGAATTCTCCTCCAGCCTGGTCGCTGCTCGCAAGAGCCAACAAAACTTCCTCGACGAGGTTCGACCCGGCCCGAACGATCATTTATGGGATGAAACAGGGCAAGAGCGAGGAAATTCTTCCATACCGACCGATCCACCGAGCGTTCCACTGGGCGTCTCAATGGGCTCGACCTGGAAGGACATGGAAAAGCAGATGATCCTGGAAGCGTTGCGGCAGGCCAAGGGCAAGCGCGGCCAAGCCGCGGACGCACTGGGCTGGGGGCGGAGCACTTTGTGGCGGAAAATGAAGCTGTTGGGGCTGGATACCTGA
- a CDS encoding response regulator: MENVRMLLVDDEADFLSTIIKRLKHRGYDVHGAAGGDEALELLQRLEMDVVVLDVKMPGRDGLNLLQEIKGRWPLVEVIMLTGHASVESGIRGMELGAFDYLMKPAKLDELLQKVRQAVERKQLREG, encoded by the coding sequence ATGGAAAACGTCAGAATGCTGCTGGTGGACGACGAGGCGGATTTTTTATCCACCATCATCAAGCGTTTGAAACACCGCGGTTACGACGTACACGGGGCCGCCGGAGGAGACGAGGCCCTGGAACTGCTCCAACGCCTCGAAATGGACGTAGTGGTCTTGGACGTGAAGATGCCAGGCCGGGACGGCCTGAACCTGCTCCAGGAAATCAAGGGCCGCTGGCCCCTGGTGGAGGTGATCATGCTCACCGGACATGCCTCCGTGGAGTCCGGAATCCGAGGCATGGAACTCGGAGCCTTCGACTACCTGATGAAACCCGCCAAACTGGACGAACTGCTCCAAAAAGTCCGGCAGGCGGTGGAGCGGAAGCAGTTGCGGGAGGGGTAG
- a CDS encoding FMN-binding glutamate synthase family protein, protein MNLNKPNANEATQSFNRSKSVVAMSGICTRCVDGCRGNCEIFKSTFRGREVIYPGPFGKVTAGGDKDYPLDYSHLNIQGYAMGAKGMPEGVEPGPDTALFPKVDTRTEYGWNSKTAMEVPIFTGALGSTEIARANWEHFAMGAAISGISLVCGENVCGIDPGLELNSQNMVVKSPEMDRRIDVYRRYHRGFGEMLVQMNVEDGRLGVAEYLIDKHGQESIELKWGQGAKSIGGEIMVHSLERALELQRRGYIVTPDPSDPVNQAAFNSGGIKEFERHSRLGFISEESFMAEVQRLRKLGYKRITLKTGAYGMRELALAMRWSSKAEIDLLTIDGAPGGTGMSPWRMMAEWGVPSLYLHTAAYKFAKHLEGRGLRVPDLAFAGAFSSEDGIFKALALGAPYTKAVCMGRALMIPGMVGKNIAKWMIEKDLPKTVSAYGTTPEEIFTDYSKVKDLVGADEMPNIPLGAVGIYSYCDRIRVGLQQLMAGARCFNLPSITRNELMSLTEECAKLTGIPYVMDAYLDEAMEILNS, encoded by the coding sequence ATGAACCTGAACAAACCCAATGCCAACGAAGCCACCCAGAGCTTCAACCGCTCCAAGAGCGTCGTGGCCATGAGCGGGATATGTACCCGCTGCGTGGACGGTTGCCGGGGCAATTGTGAAATCTTCAAGTCCACGTTTCGCGGCCGCGAAGTGATCTATCCCGGACCGTTCGGCAAGGTCACGGCCGGCGGGGACAAGGACTATCCCCTGGACTATTCCCATCTGAACATCCAGGGCTACGCCATGGGCGCCAAGGGCATGCCCGAAGGCGTGGAGCCCGGACCGGATACGGCCCTGTTTCCCAAGGTGGACACCCGCACCGAATACGGCTGGAACTCCAAGACCGCCATGGAAGTGCCGATTTTCACCGGAGCGCTGGGTTCCACGGAAATCGCCCGGGCCAACTGGGAGCATTTCGCCATGGGCGCGGCCATCAGCGGCATCAGCCTGGTCTGCGGCGAGAACGTCTGCGGCATCGACCCCGGCCTGGAGCTGAACAGCCAGAACATGGTCGTCAAGTCCCCGGAAATGGACCGGCGCATCGATGTTTATCGCCGCTATCACCGCGGATTCGGCGAGATGCTGGTCCAGATGAACGTGGAGGACGGCCGACTCGGCGTGGCCGAATACCTGATCGACAAGCACGGCCAGGAGTCCATCGAACTGAAATGGGGTCAGGGCGCCAAGTCCATCGGCGGGGAGATCATGGTCCACAGCCTGGAACGGGCTCTGGAACTGCAACGCCGGGGCTACATCGTCACCCCGGACCCATCCGACCCGGTCAATCAGGCGGCCTTCAACTCCGGCGGCATCAAGGAGTTCGAGCGGCACAGTCGGCTGGGCTTCATTTCCGAGGAGTCCTTCATGGCCGAGGTCCAGCGGTTGCGAAAGCTGGGCTACAAGCGGATCACCCTGAAGACCGGGGCCTACGGCATGCGCGAACTGGCCCTGGCCATGCGCTGGAGCAGCAAGGCGGAAATCGATCTGCTGACCATCGACGGCGCGCCCGGCGGCACGGGCATGAGCCCCTGGCGGATGATGGCCGAATGGGGCGTGCCCAGCCTGTACCTGCACACGGCAGCCTACAAATTCGCCAAGCACCTGGAAGGACGCGGTCTGCGCGTGCCCGACCTGGCCTTTGCCGGGGCCTTTTCCAGCGAGGACGGCATTTTCAAGGCATTGGCCCTGGGTGCTCCGTACACCAAGGCGGTCTGTATGGGCCGGGCCCTGATGATCCCGGGCATGGTGGGCAAAAACATCGCCAAATGGATGATCGAAAAGGATCTGCCCAAGACCGTCTCGGCCTACGGGACCACCCCGGAGGAAATCTTCACCGACTATTCCAAGGTCAAGGACTTGGTAGGCGCGGACGAAATGCCCAACATCCCCCTGGGCGCGGTGGGCATCTACAGCTACTGCGACCGGATCAGGGTCGGCCTGCAACAACTCATGGCCGGAGCCCGCTGCTTCAACCTCCCGTCCATTACCCGCAACGAACTGATGTCCCTGACCGAGGAATGCGCCAAACTCACCGGCATCCCCTACGTCATGGACGCGTATCTGGATGAGGCCATGGAGATTTTGAACAGCTGA
- the rnk gene encoding nucleoside diphosphate kinase regulator, protein MRKKPNIIVSSVDAKRLETLLDSLSSNSFPGMAELEAELERAEIVAPEEVPGTVVTMNSTVKFRVEPSGEEFVMTLVYPGSEDSQGQKISILAPVGSALLGLTQGDEIEWPRPGGGMMRVSIVDVIYQPERSGDYRM, encoded by the coding sequence GTGCGGAAAAAACCAAATATCATCGTGTCGTCAGTGGATGCCAAGCGACTGGAGACGTTGCTGGACTCCCTTTCATCGAACTCGTTTCCAGGCATGGCCGAACTGGAGGCGGAACTGGAGCGGGCCGAGATCGTCGCGCCGGAGGAGGTTCCCGGGACAGTGGTAACCATGAATTCCACGGTGAAGTTTCGGGTGGAACCCTCCGGAGAGGAGTTCGTCATGACCTTGGTCTATCCGGGCAGCGAGGATTCCCAGGGGCAAAAGATATCCATTCTGGCCCCGGTGGGTAGTGCGTTGTTGGGTTTGACCCAGGGGGATGAAATCGAATGGCCGCGACCCGGCGGCGGGATGATGCGGGTTTCCATCGTGGACGTGATCTACCAGCCCGAGCGTTCCGGAGATTATCGCATGTAG
- a CDS encoding response regulator encodes MTNERKSPCVVLVNDDQAQLTIMTNLLRGEGLRVRPFSSAEEALQGMAADPPPDLILTDLYMPLIDGWRFCRLLRSPTYQEFNTVPLMVASATFSGEEAARVTAETGADAFEPIPLNIPHFLKTVRDLLRGHKQPLDRLVLIIEDSRSMALLLQSEFAAQGYRAHVALTAAEGRDLFHKLPFELVILDYHLPDQLGDSVLEEFMSLRPETVCIVITSDSKPEIALKCIRKGAAAYVRKPFSPDYLIDLCAKARRERALLRVEERLEERTQELRKSEARYRSVLENILDVYYRTDAQGNIILVSPSALPMFGCSSLEEIIGRPAASFYLHPEERQGLLLALKRQGEVLDYEVTLKRRDGAPVFVSTNSRLYTDGEGHILGVEGTFRNITKRKQAEAAQARAESKYKELFDNAPVAVFQSTPDGRFLRVNPMYAELVGYDSPQEMLDAITDIAAQLYVDPADRDAYKQELERHDMVKNYQVRLKRRDGTPLWVSMNTKAVRDRDGTLISYDGFLSDITQEKELEEQLRQAQKIEALGTLAGGMAHDFNNILQAVGGMAQLMLGRKTKQDEDYLGLLSIRKACNRGAELIRQLLAYSRKTPGDHRPMDLNREITEAVAILQRTIPKMIDIRVHLAPDLRPILADPLQIEQIILNLGTNAADAMAGVGALTITTLNIPDEDGPPSSPTNVVRLLVTDTGTGMDQDTAQKIFDPFFTTKEVDKGTGLGLASVYGTVQSHGGRITCISTPGSGTTFVIDFPATDHPPDPSQMFPDEPIPAPPKSFHQFDDQDSADSTQIRILVVDDDDLVRETTVEGLRLQGYAVEEASRGEQALDRIQADPEAFHLVVLDLNMPGMGGLKTLNVLLKLNPKLRVLIVSGYVADGYGSSVLATGAAGFLGKPFQLQTLTETVREILSQGVSE; translated from the coding sequence ATGACGAACGAAAGAAAATCTCCTTGCGTCGTGTTGGTCAACGACGACCAGGCCCAACTGACGATCATGACCAACCTGCTACGCGGTGAGGGGCTGCGGGTCCGTCCCTTCTCCTCGGCCGAGGAGGCTTTGCAAGGCATGGCCGCCGACCCTCCGCCGGATTTGATCCTCACCGACCTGTACATGCCCCTGATAGACGGATGGCGGTTCTGCCGTCTGTTGCGCTCCCCCACTTACCAGGAGTTCAATACCGTCCCGCTGATGGTGGCTTCGGCTACCTTCTCGGGCGAGGAAGCCGCGCGGGTCACCGCTGAAACCGGGGCCGACGCCTTCGAACCCATCCCCCTGAATATTCCCCACTTTCTGAAAACGGTCCGCGACCTGCTCCGAGGACACAAGCAACCGCTGGACCGCTTGGTCCTGATCATCGAAGACAGCCGCTCCATGGCTCTCTTGTTGCAAAGCGAGTTCGCCGCCCAGGGATACCGGGCCCATGTGGCCCTGACCGCGGCCGAAGGCCGTGATCTGTTTCACAAACTGCCCTTCGAACTGGTAATCCTGGACTACCATTTGCCCGACCAGCTCGGCGACTCAGTCCTGGAAGAATTCATGAGCCTTCGGCCGGAAACGGTGTGCATCGTGATCACCAGCGATTCCAAACCGGAAATCGCCTTGAAATGCATTCGCAAAGGCGCCGCGGCCTATGTGCGCAAGCCCTTCAGCCCGGACTACCTTATTGATCTCTGCGCCAAGGCTCGAAGGGAACGGGCTTTGTTACGGGTCGAGGAACGCCTGGAGGAACGCACCCAGGAGCTGCGCAAAAGCGAAGCCCGCTACCGGTCCGTGCTGGAAAACATACTGGACGTCTACTATCGAACAGACGCTCAGGGGAACATCATTCTGGTCAGCCCGTCGGCCCTCCCAATGTTCGGCTGCTCCAGCCTGGAGGAAATCATTGGTCGCCCGGCGGCCTCGTTTTATCTGCACCCGGAGGAACGGCAAGGACTGCTGCTGGCCCTGAAACGTCAGGGCGAGGTTCTGGATTACGAGGTCACCCTGAAACGCCGGGACGGCGCCCCGGTCTTCGTTTCCACCAACAGCCGACTGTACACCGACGGCGAAGGCCACATACTCGGTGTGGAAGGGACGTTTCGAAACATCACGAAGCGCAAACAGGCCGAGGCCGCCCAGGCCAGGGCCGAGAGCAAATACAAGGAGCTCTTCGACAACGCGCCGGTGGCCGTCTTTCAGTCCACGCCGGATGGACGATTCCTGCGGGTCAACCCGATGTACGCCGAGCTTGTCGGCTACGACTCACCGCAAGAGATGCTGGACGCGATCACGGACATCGCGGCCCAGCTCTACGTCGATCCCGCGGATCGGGATGCCTACAAGCAGGAACTGGAACGCCACGATATGGTCAAGAACTACCAGGTGCGGCTGAAACGCCGCGACGGGACGCCGCTTTGGGTTTCCATGAACACCAAGGCCGTCCGGGACCGGGATGGAACCCTGATTTCCTACGACGGCTTTCTCAGCGACATTACCCAGGAAAAGGAGCTGGAGGAGCAGTTGCGCCAAGCCCAGAAGATCGAGGCCTTGGGTACCCTGGCCGGAGGCATGGCTCACGACTTCAACAACATCCTCCAGGCAGTGGGCGGCATGGCCCAGCTCATGCTGGGCCGAAAAACCAAACAGGACGAAGACTACCTGGGTCTGCTGAGCATCCGCAAGGCCTGCAACCGGGGCGCGGAGCTGATCCGCCAGCTCCTGGCCTACAGCAGGAAGACTCCAGGCGACCACCGGCCCATGGACCTGAACCGGGAAATCACGGAAGCGGTAGCCATTCTCCAGCGGACCATCCCCAAGATGATCGACATCCGCGTCCACCTGGCCCCGGACTTGAGGCCGATCCTGGCCGACCCACTTCAAATCGAGCAGATCATTCTCAACCTCGGCACCAATGCCGCCGACGCCATGGCCGGAGTCGGCGCCCTGACGATCACCACCCTGAACATCCCGGATGAAGACGGCCCCCCGTCATCCCCGACGAATGTGGTCCGCCTATTGGTCACGGACACCGGTACCGGCATGGACCAAGACACGGCCCAGAAAATTTTCGATCCCTTCTTCACCACCAAGGAGGTGGACAAAGGTACCGGACTGGGGCTGGCCTCGGTCTACGGCACGGTCCAAAGCCACGGAGGCCGCATCACCTGCATCAGCACGCCGGGCAGCGGAACAACCTTTGTCATCGACTTCCCGGCCACGGACCACCCCCCGGACCCCTCTCAGATGTTCCCGGACGAACCAATCCCCGCTCCGCCAAAATCCTTCCATCAATTTGACGACCAGGACAGCGCCGACTCCACTCAAATCAGAATTCTCGTCGTGGACGACGACGATCTGGTCAGGGAAACCACCGTGGAAGGTCTGCGGCTGCAAGGATACGCAGTGGAGGAGGCCTCTCGCGGGGAGCAAGCCTTGGACCGAATTCAGGCCGACCCCGAAGCGTTCCATCTCGTGGTCCTGGATCTGAACATGCCGGGCATGGGCGGTCTGAAAACCCTGAATGTCCTGTTGAAGCTGAACCCGAAGCTCCGGGTCCTGATCGTCAGCGGCTACGTTGCCGACGGCTATGGCTCCAGCGTCCTGGCCACCGGGGCCGCGGGATTCCTGGGCAAGCCCTTCCAGCTTCAGACCCTGACGGAAACGGTGCGCGAGATACTTTCGCAAGGCGTTTCCGAGTAA
- a CDS encoding PAS domain-containing hybrid sensor histidine kinase/response regulator produces MDNATTASADADRFRILDHIPLGVLVLDADYRVVFWNKCLAYWTGLGETGIIDRDIREFYPLFTEKRFSTRIESVLRGGPPIIFSSHIHKYLIPAKLPDGSHRLQHVTISPMRGPDNVFQAMFMIQDVTEVNTRLIQRKQAEDELRRVLAQLEATNAKLEESSAQAVRMAEQAQEANAAKSIFLANMSHEIRTPMSGILGALDMLSSDERDPEKLTLLRMTTDSAQSLLQIINDILDLSKVEAGKLELRPENVALEPLMERCRHLYSFPAQAKNLELRLEMGPNLPQTSCLDPTRLEQVLRNLLDNAVKFTTQGRITFGVERIDAPDLGPALRFQVRDTGIGIAATTGECLFQPFSQADSSYAKTYGGTGLGLSLCQRLVELMGGNLSFQSTVGQGSMFSFVIPLHDAAFPASEPPSSEPPPLSACDMAQTASPSPTTTASPRTPETACMPKTADTPKTAGSPDAHPSAHILVAEDVDLNQQYLAFILGQHGYSFDVVSSGVEAVRAFQGRAYDIILMDIQMPEMDGLEATTRIRDLERDRGMPRTPIIALTAYVLPEERKSFLSKGLDGFSPKPIQGDQLHAEIQRLLTARSAETRLFTFSTSPSESPRTPSVPDSEPVPDPCIDSRPVFNLQDVKSRFLGNDKLWQKIVLRFSQEELPEYQEHIIPLLHGPDLQETARLAHKIKGALATLCADPARDAALVVETAAKSGNVLETQNGLHMLLAELKRIPEAPETAK; encoded by the coding sequence ATGGACAACGCCACGACCGCCAGCGCGGACGCCGACCGATTCAGGATTCTCGACCACATCCCCCTGGGCGTTCTGGTCCTGGACGCCGACTACCGCGTCGTCTTCTGGAACAAGTGCCTGGCGTACTGGACCGGACTGGGGGAAACGGGAATCATCGACCGAGACATCCGGGAATTCTATCCCTTGTTTACCGAGAAGCGCTTCTCTACCCGCATTGAGTCGGTCCTGCGCGGCGGCCCGCCGATCATTTTTTCCTCCCACATCCACAAATATCTGATCCCGGCCAAGCTTCCGGACGGTTCGCACCGGCTTCAGCACGTCACCATCAGCCCCATGCGCGGACCGGACAACGTTTTTCAGGCCATGTTCATGATCCAGGACGTCACCGAGGTGAACACCCGGCTGATCCAGCGCAAACAGGCCGAGGACGAGCTGCGCCGCGTCCTGGCCCAGTTGGAAGCGACCAACGCCAAGTTGGAGGAATCCAGCGCCCAAGCCGTGCGCATGGCCGAGCAAGCCCAGGAAGCCAACGCGGCCAAGAGCATCTTTCTGGCCAACATGAGCCATGAAATCCGCACCCCCATGAGCGGGATACTCGGCGCCCTGGACATGCTCTCCAGCGATGAAAGGGACCCGGAAAAGCTGACGCTGTTGCGGATGACCACGGATTCCGCCCAGTCCCTGCTGCAAATCATCAACGACATCCTGGATCTGTCCAAGGTCGAGGCCGGAAAGCTGGAACTGCGTCCTGAAAACGTGGCCTTGGAACCGCTCATGGAGCGCTGCAGGCACCTCTATTCCTTTCCGGCCCAAGCCAAGAACCTGGAACTCCGACTGGAGATGGGGCCCAACCTGCCCCAAACGTCGTGCCTCGACCCCACCCGTTTGGAGCAGGTACTCCGCAACTTACTGGACAATGCCGTCAAATTCACCACCCAGGGCCGGATCACCTTCGGCGTGGAACGCATCGACGCCCCCGACCTCGGCCCGGCCCTGCGCTTCCAGGTCCGAGACACCGGAATCGGCATTGCCGCCACAACCGGGGAATGTCTGTTTCAGCCTTTTTCCCAAGCCGACAGTTCCTACGCGAAAACCTACGGGGGCACCGGACTGGGGCTGTCCTTGTGCCAACGCCTAGTCGAGCTGATGGGAGGAAATTTGTCATTCCAAAGCACCGTCGGCCAGGGCAGCATGTTTTCCTTCGTCATTCCTTTACATGACGCCGCGTTCCCGGCGTCAGAACCACCTTCCAGCGAACCTCCGCCCCTCTCGGCTTGCGACATGGCGCAAACAGCATCGCCTTCCCCCACGACCACCGCGTCGCCCAGGACGCCCGAAACAGCGTGCATGCCCAAAACAGCGGACACGCCAAAAACAGCTGGCTCGCCTGATGCGCACCCTTCGGCCCACATCCTGGTTGCCGAGGACGTGGACCTCAACCAGCAATACCTCGCCTTCATTTTGGGGCAGCATGGATACAGCTTCGACGTGGTTTCCAGCGGAGTCGAGGCCGTTCGAGCCTTCCAGGGCAGAGCCTACGACATCATTCTCATGGACATCCAGATGCCGGAAATGGACGGTCTGGAAGCCACGACCCGTATCCGCGACCTGGAACGGGATCGAGGCATGCCGCGTACGCCGATTATCGCCCTCACCGCCTACGTGCTGCCCGAAGAGCGGAAATCCTTCTTAAGCAAGGGCCTGGACGGCTTCTCGCCCAAGCCGATCCAGGGCGACCAGCTGCATGCCGAAATCCAGCGCTTGCTGACGGCACGGTCCGCCGAGACGCGCCTTTTCACTTTTTCAACCTCCCCCAGCGAATCTCCACGGACACCGTCGGTTCCCGATTCCGAGCCCGTTCCCGATCCCTGCATTGATTCGCGACCGGTGTTCAATCTTCAGGACGTCAAGTCACGATTTCTGGGCAACGACAAACTGTGGCAAAAAATTGTCTTGCGCTTTAGCCAGGAAGAGCTGCCCGAATACCAGGAGCACATCATCCCCCTTCTCCACGGCCCGGACCTTCAGGAAACGGCCCGGCTGGCCCACAAGATCAAAGGAGCGCTGGCTACGCTCTGCGCCGACCCGGCCCGGGACGCAGCCCTGGTCGTGGAAACGGCGGCGAAAAGTGGAAATGTTCTGGAAACGCAAAACGGTTTGCATATGCTCCTCGCGGAGTTGAAACGCATCCCAGAGGCCCCGGAAACCGCAAAATGA
- a CDS encoding chemotaxis protein CheC: protein MGQLTSNQLDVLQELINIGVGHAAGTLNQMSGQHVSLFAPEVIVVPIEKMLSGEIIDATQKVTAIKLSFSGKFSGMASLMFPPESANKLITIILGEEPVAEDMDMMRMGVLQEVGNIVLNGVMGSIGNLLMEHIEYLPPDYYETSFADLLLSDGPRDNMLLLAKTNFVLEERLIQGDILVMFRLRTFDSLLAALNRIMAEQGMPLDG, encoded by the coding sequence ATGGGCCAACTCACCTCGAATCAACTGGACGTCCTTCAGGAGCTGATCAACATCGGCGTGGGCCATGCAGCGGGCACCTTGAACCAGATGAGCGGCCAGCACGTCAGCCTGTTCGCTCCGGAAGTGATCGTCGTTCCCATCGAAAAGATGCTTTCCGGCGAGATCATCGACGCCACGCAAAAAGTCACGGCCATCAAACTCAGCTTCAGTGGAAAATTCTCCGGCATGGCCTCGTTGATGTTCCCCCCGGAAAGCGCCAACAAGCTGATCACCATCATCCTCGGCGAAGAGCCCGTGGCCGAAGACATGGACATGATGCGCATGGGCGTGCTGCAGGAGGTGGGCAACATCGTCCTCAACGGCGTCATGGGCTCCATCGGCAACCTGCTCATGGAGCATATCGAATACCTGCCCCCGGATTATTACGAAACCAGCTTCGCCGACCTGCTGCTCAGCGACGGTCCACGCGACAACATGCTTCTGCTGGCCAAGACCAACTTCGTCCTGGAGGAACGCCTGATCCAGGGAGACATCCTGGTCATGTTCCGCTTGCGAACCTTCGACAGTCTGCTGGCGGCCCTGAACAGGATCATGGCCGAGCAGGGAATGCCTCTGGACGGCTGA
- a CDS encoding response regulator: MPKVLIADDSMFQRSALTKAVKSLGHEVIEAKNGRECLDAVAEHAPDVVLLDLNMPVLNGFEVLEALQTQGSTVPVVVISADIQESSKDRCRKLGARDILSKPFPAQKLAALLTELTGASPS; encoded by the coding sequence ATGCCGAAAGTGCTTATTGCCGACGACTCCATGTTTCAACGTTCTGCTTTGACCAAGGCGGTCAAGAGCCTCGGACACGAAGTGATCGAGGCCAAAAACGGTCGGGAATGCCTGGACGCCGTGGCCGAACACGCCCCGGACGTGGTCCTGCTGGACCTGAACATGCCCGTACTCAACGGCTTCGAGGTTCTGGAAGCGTTGCAAACCCAGGGATCCACCGTTCCCGTGGTGGTCATCTCCGCTGACATTCAGGAAAGTTCCAAGGACCGTTGCCGGAAGCTGGGCGCCAGGGATATTCTGAGCAAGCCCTTCCCGGCTCAAAAGCTGGCAGCGCTGCTCACCGAGTTGACCGGCGCGTCGCCGAGCTAG